From the genome of Terriglobales bacterium, one region includes:
- a CDS encoding recombinase family protein, with translation LDSLMGDAHKRLFDVVLVWKFDRFARSVKHLVDSLEEFRALGVDFISYTEGVDTTTPSGQLLFHIMGAVAQFERDLIAERVRAGIAYARAMGKRIGRPPSVVDIAEILRLRGQGMSLRAIAKSLNIPVSRVRRALFRQTLKESA, from the coding sequence AGCTCGATTCTCTGATGGGGGATGCCCATAAACGACTCTTCGACGTGGTCCTGGTGTGGAAGTTTGATCGCTTTGCCCGCTCGGTAAAGCACTTAGTCGATAGCTTGGAAGAGTTCCGCGCGCTCGGTGTCGACTTCATCAGCTACACCGAAGGCGTCGATACGACCACTCCCAGCGGTCAGCTGCTCTTTCACATCATGGGAGCAGTTGCGCAGTTCGAGCGGGATCTCATCGCTGAGCGGGTACGCGCAGGCATTGCCTATGCCCGGGCCATGGGCAAGCGCATTGGCCGCCCTCCTTCCGTCGTAGATATTGCTGAGATCTTGAGGTTGCGCGGCCAAGGCATGTCCCTGCGGGCCATAGCCAAGAGCCTCAATATTCCAGTTTCCCGTGTCAGGCGGGCCCTTTTTCGACAGACGCTAAAGGAGTCCGCGTGA
- a CDS encoding helix-turn-helix domain-containing protein, whose product MSGIGNNSIRQVSLRDLLTADQVAAITGLSKETLAQWRSQRRGISYLKIGRAVRYDPADVHQYLAGCRVSVSDPEERRQE is encoded by the coding sequence GTGAGCGGCATTGGCAACAATTCGATAAGGCAGGTCAGTCTGCGCGACTTGCTGACTGCGGATCAAGTTGCTGCGATCACCGGACTCTCCAAGGAGACGCTGGCTCAGTGGCGCTCGCAACGGCGGGGTATTTCCTATTTGAAAATCGGCCGCGCCGTCCGCTATGATCCTGCCGACGTTCACCAATACCTTGCGGGTTGCAGGGTTTCTGTCTCCGATCCGGAGGAAAGGAGGCAGGAATGA
- a CDS encoding tyrosine-type recombinase/integrase encodes MSVYKRGGVYWYDFWFQGQRYRQSTGLNNKTVALRAEAIRKAELAEGRAGIVKRRACPTFESFVEKEFLPWSASEHRAHPNTYKRYKVSSKPLIAFFGKYRLDAILPGLVEKFKLTRSDAISGAGTNRDLAALRFMLNFAVRQEYLAKNPVSGVRFLSEGPGSMRVVSHEEQQKYLAAASRTLQDVAKLILETGMRPEEIFTIRSENVHLAERYLFVPNGKTLFAKRNILLTDLAIDVLKRRLAAPEGPYLFANRKDANRPMVTVQKCHETALRTAKISPGFRLYDLRHTFGSRSAMAGVDLATLKELMGHSNISITMRYVHPTPEHKREAVQKLERYNTEQVFATYEKRSGSPQKSPQ; translated from the coding sequence ATGAGCGTTTACAAACGAGGCGGAGTCTACTGGTATGACTTCTGGTTCCAGGGACAACGCTATCGGCAGAGTACGGGCCTAAACAACAAAACTGTTGCGCTTCGCGCGGAGGCAATTCGCAAAGCGGAACTTGCCGAAGGTCGGGCGGGAATAGTCAAACGAAGGGCTTGTCCGACGTTCGAGAGTTTCGTCGAGAAGGAGTTTCTCCCCTGGTCGGCAAGTGAGCACCGAGCCCACCCGAACACGTACAAGCGGTACAAGGTAAGTTCCAAGCCGCTGATTGCGTTCTTTGGCAAGTACCGGCTCGATGCGATCTTGCCGGGGCTGGTAGAGAAATTCAAACTGACCAGGTCCGATGCAATTTCGGGTGCTGGCACGAATCGAGATTTGGCAGCCTTGCGTTTCATGCTGAATTTCGCCGTGAGGCAAGAGTATCTGGCTAAGAACCCTGTTTCCGGGGTGAGATTCTTGTCTGAGGGGCCCGGCTCGATGCGAGTTGTTTCCCATGAAGAGCAGCAGAAGTATCTGGCTGCGGCGAGTCGTACGCTGCAGGATGTCGCAAAGCTGATTCTGGAAACCGGAATGCGCCCGGAAGAGATCTTCACGATTCGGAGCGAGAACGTACATTTGGCCGAACGTTACTTGTTCGTGCCGAACGGGAAGACTCTTTTCGCCAAGCGGAACATTCTGCTGACAGATCTGGCAATCGATGTTCTGAAGCGCAGATTGGCTGCCCCTGAAGGACCGTATCTTTTTGCCAATCGAAAAGATGCGAACCGACCGATGGTCACCGTTCAGAAGTGCCACGAAACTGCTCTACGGACGGCGAAAATCTCTCCTGGTTTCCGACTCTATGATCTGCGTCACACGTTCGGATCACGCTCGGCGATGGCGGGAGTAGACCTTGCAACTCTGAAAGAGTTGATGGGCCACTCGAACATCTCAATCACTATGAGATACGTGCATCCGACGCCAGAGCACAAACGCGAGGCGGTACAGAAACTAGAGCGGTACAACACAGAGCAAGTGTTTGCCACCTACGAGAAGAGGTCGGGGTCCCCACAGAAGTCCCCACAGTAG
- a CDS encoding TIGR04053 family radical SAM/SPASM domain-containing protein encodes MWPRPALDFDEKPMVVIWEVTQACDLSCYHCRASAQPLRNSMELTTAQGRRLIDEVAAMRTPIFVLTGGDPLKRPDIYDLVEHATLHGVRAALTPSATPLLTQAAILELKRRGLARLAISLDGPAPEIHDSFRGVAGSYQRTMDAVRWARECHLPMQINTTVTRRNHQDLETFVPLLEKMGIVLWSVFFLVPTGRGKQDDLLSAEECEQVFEKLYQISRRVKFHIKTTEGQHYRRFLLQKHAEEWQDPRPPEGRARPQAPAGVAYALDGTRPGVNDGKGFVFVSHTGEVYPSGFLPLRAGNVRQQLLAEIYRTSPLFIALRDPKQLKGKCGICEYNQICGGSRARAYAVTGDAFAPDPCCIYQPNAAPAAV; translated from the coding sequence ATGTGGCCCCGCCCCGCGCTCGACTTCGACGAAAAACCAATGGTGGTGATCTGGGAAGTCACTCAGGCCTGCGACCTGAGCTGCTACCACTGCCGGGCCAGCGCCCAGCCGCTGCGCAACTCCATGGAGCTGACCACGGCGCAGGGCCGGCGGCTGATCGATGAAGTGGCCGCCATGCGCACGCCCATCTTCGTGCTGACCGGCGGCGATCCTCTGAAGCGCCCCGACATCTACGACCTGGTGGAGCACGCCACGCTGCATGGGGTGCGCGCCGCCCTCACCCCCAGCGCCACGCCGCTGCTCACCCAGGCGGCGATTTTGGAGTTGAAACGGCGCGGCCTGGCACGGCTGGCCATCTCGCTCGACGGCCCCGCCCCGGAGATTCACGACTCCTTCCGCGGGGTTGCCGGCTCCTACCAGCGCACCATGGATGCCGTACGCTGGGCACGCGAATGCCACCTGCCCATGCAGATCAACACCACCGTCACCCGCCGCAACCACCAGGACCTGGAAACGTTCGTGCCGCTGCTGGAAAAGATGGGCATCGTCCTGTGGAGCGTCTTCTTCCTGGTGCCCACCGGCCGGGGCAAGCAGGACGACCTGCTTTCGGCGGAAGAGTGTGAGCAGGTGTTCGAGAAGCTGTACCAGATCTCACGCCGGGTGAAGTTCCACATCAAGACCACCGAAGGGCAGCACTACCGGCGCTTCCTATTGCAGAAGCACGCAGAGGAGTGGCAGGATCCACGGCCGCCGGAAGGCAGAGCACGTCCGCAGGCTCCCGCGGGCGTGGCCTATGCCCTCGACGGGACTCGGCCCGGGGTTAATGACGGCAAAGGCTTCGTCTTCGTCTCCCATACCGGCGAAGTCTACCCCAGCGGCTTCCTGCCGCTCCGCGCGGGGAACGTCCGCCAGCAGCTGCTGGCGGAGATCTACCGCACCTCGCCGTTGTTCATCGCCCTGCGCGATCCCAAGCAGCTCAAGGGTAAGTGCGGCATCTGCGAATACAACCAGATCTGCGGCGGCTCCCGCGCCCGCGCCTACGCCGTCACCGGCGACGCCTTTGCCCCCGACCCCTGCTGCATCTATCAGCCGAACGCCGCGCCCGCGGCGGTGTAG
- a CDS encoding S41 family peptidase: protein MSKQVKAVVLALSSALVLLIMAGGLGVRASSNEGAYRQLGVYSEVLSRIRSEYVEEPNVPQVTDGALHGLLESLDANSSYLSADEYREYKSRREGKAGIGATLSRRFGYAAVVSVLPGGPADKAGITGGDIIEAIENRTTREMSLAEVRTLVLGPQGSNINLSIVRPPRAAPQKVTITREAVAVPPVAEKMLENGIGYLKVDELAKGKSAEIGARIKALQHAGARKLILDLRNDSDGDSAEGVALANLFLSQGTITYLQGQKHPRETFSADPQKMVTSLPLVVLVNRGTAGPAEIAAAAILENARGDVVGDKTFGVGSVQKLIEIPDGSALILTVAKYYSPSGKAIQDTSVTPNVLVADANDDSNLPDDDEDNAAPPEELKKPTPPKEDEQLKRAIELLKNKETKA from the coding sequence ATGTCGAAGCAAGTGAAGGCTGTGGTTCTCGCGCTCTCCAGCGCACTGGTGCTCTTGATCATGGCCGGAGGCCTGGGAGTACGCGCCTCCTCCAACGAGGGCGCTTACCGGCAGCTGGGCGTGTACAGCGAAGTGCTGTCGCGCATCCGCAGCGAATACGTTGAGGAGCCCAACGTGCCCCAGGTGACCGACGGGGCGCTACACGGCCTGCTGGAATCGCTGGACGCCAACTCCAGCTACCTGAGCGCGGACGAGTACCGCGAGTACAAGAGCCGTCGCGAAGGCAAGGCGGGCATCGGCGCCACGCTCTCCCGGCGCTTCGGCTATGCGGCCGTGGTTTCGGTGCTGCCGGGCGGGCCGGCGGACAAGGCCGGCATCACCGGTGGCGACATCATCGAGGCCATCGAGAACCGCACCACGCGTGAGATGTCGCTGGCCGAGGTGCGCACCCTGGTGCTGGGTCCGCAGGGCTCGAACATCAATCTCTCCATCGTGCGCCCGCCGCGCGCCGCGCCCCAAAAGGTGACGATCACGCGCGAGGCGGTGGCCGTGCCTCCGGTGGCGGAGAAGATGCTGGAGAACGGCATCGGCTACCTCAAGGTGGACGAGCTCGCCAAGGGCAAGTCGGCGGAGATCGGCGCTCGCATCAAGGCGCTGCAGCACGCCGGCGCCCGCAAGCTCATCCTGGATCTGCGCAACGATTCCGACGGCGACTCCGCCGAGGGCGTCGCGCTCGCCAACCTCTTTCTGAGCCAGGGCACCATCACCTACTTGCAGGGACAGAAGCATCCGCGCGAGACCTTTAGCGCCGATCCCCAGAAGATGGTGACCAGCCTGCCGCTGGTGGTGCTGGTGAATCGCGGCACCGCCGGCCCGGCCGAGATCGCCGCCGCCGCCATCCTGGAGAACGCCCGCGGCGACGTGGTCGGCGACAAGACCTTCGGCGTGGGCTCGGTGCAGAAGCTCATCGAGATCCCCGACGGCTCCGCCCTCATCCTGACCGTGGCCAAGTATTACTCGCCCTCGGGCAAGGCCATCCAGGACACCTCCGTCACCCCCAACGTCCTGGTCGCCGATGCCAATGACGATTCCAACCTGCCCGATGACGACGAGGACAATGCCGCGCCTCCGGAGGAGCTCAAAAAGCCCACGCCCCCTAAAGAAGACGAGCAGCTCAAACGCGCCATCGAGCTGCTAAAGAACAAGGAAACAAAGGCGTAG
- a CDS encoding PBP1A family penicillin-binding protein: MQYLYSNLPPVRFAGKKLVGRVVFGLLVLMAALAGAVGGLLIVYSTDLPEVGELERYRPSAITELYDDQGRVIASFALQRRVVATYDDFPQVLRDSVISIEDKEFESHWGVNFWRVLGAAWRNLRSGHNAQGASTLTMQLSRNLFLSPERSYSRKFQEVMLSIQIERRFTKPQIFTLYANQIYLGHGVYGFEAASQFYFSKHAKELTLEEAALLAGLPKSPEGLSPINYPERAIRRRNIVLDSLLEDGKITAEQADRAKNSPIKLEIQNPSNSIAPYFAEEIRRYLEKKYGASEVHQGGLRVYTSLNLEWQKAANRVVVEGLAGYERRHGWKGGLKNVVLAGQRVKTYQHPDWIEPLEAGSYVHALVTDSTSVLAIVKFGRYSAPITAAEMKWTGHKSPQEIMAVGDIVYVRIESLDPPENAKISLEQDSGAQGALLALDNATGDIKAMVGGRDFDTSQFNRSTQALRQAGSSFKPYVYTAVIDGGASPEDVILDAPVTFMTSSGPYAPHNYDNRFEGTITLRRALAQSRNIPALKLADRVGIRTVIEYTRRFGITSPLLPYLPVALGAADVTLYEQTAAFTTFPNDGVRVIPRYIRKVTDYDGRVLEENYPEVKDVVSSRTARIMTSMLREVVQHGTAARAGAELKYPLGGKTGTTNDFTDAWFIGFSPSLTCGVWIGFDEKKTLGKSETGGHTALPLWIAFMKTALQGHEPEDFGPAPEVPPTAVAQKVDTPDQTPGDGETPH, translated from the coding sequence ATGCAGTACCTGTACTCCAATCTCCCTCCCGTAAGATTTGCGGGAAAGAAGCTGGTGGGCCGTGTGGTCTTCGGCCTGCTGGTGCTAATGGCGGCACTGGCGGGCGCGGTGGGCGGCCTGCTCATCGTCTATTCCACCGACCTGCCCGAGGTGGGCGAGCTGGAGCGCTACCGGCCCAGCGCCATCACCGAGCTCTATGACGACCAGGGGCGGGTAATCGCTTCCTTCGCCCTGCAGCGGCGCGTGGTCGCAACCTACGACGACTTCCCCCAGGTCCTGCGCGACTCCGTGATCTCCATCGAGGACAAGGAGTTCGAGAGCCACTGGGGCGTCAACTTCTGGCGGGTGCTGGGCGCAGCCTGGCGCAACCTGCGCTCCGGACACAACGCCCAGGGCGCCTCCACTCTCACTATGCAGCTCTCCCGCAACCTCTTCCTCTCGCCCGAGCGCAGCTACAGCCGCAAATTCCAGGAGGTGATGCTCTCCATCCAGATCGAGCGGCGCTTCACCAAGCCCCAGATCTTCACCCTCTACGCCAACCAGATCTATCTCGGACACGGCGTTTATGGCTTCGAGGCGGCTTCCCAGTTCTATTTCAGCAAACACGCCAAGGAGTTGACGCTGGAAGAGGCGGCGCTGCTCGCTGGCCTGCCCAAAAGCCCGGAGGGCCTCTCGCCCATCAACTATCCCGAGCGCGCCATCCGCCGGCGCAACATCGTCCTCGACTCCCTGCTGGAAGACGGCAAGATCACCGCCGAGCAAGCCGACCGCGCCAAGAACTCGCCCATCAAGCTCGAGATCCAGAATCCCTCGAACTCCATCGCTCCCTACTTCGCCGAGGAGATCCGCCGCTACCTGGAAAAGAAGTACGGCGCCAGCGAGGTACACCAGGGAGGCCTGCGCGTCTATACCTCGCTCAACCTGGAGTGGCAGAAGGCCGCGAACCGCGTCGTGGTCGAAGGCCTGGCCGGGTACGAGCGCCGCCACGGCTGGAAGGGCGGGCTGAAGAACGTGGTGCTGGCCGGACAGCGCGTGAAGACCTACCAGCATCCCGACTGGATCGAGCCGCTGGAGGCGGGAAGCTACGTGCACGCGCTGGTCACCGATTCCACCTCCGTGCTGGCCATCGTCAAGTTCGGCCGCTACAGCGCTCCCATCACCGCGGCGGAGATGAAGTGGACCGGGCACAAATCGCCCCAAGAGATCATGGCGGTGGGCGACATCGTGTACGTGCGCATCGAGTCGCTCGACCCGCCGGAAAACGCCAAGATCTCGCTAGAGCAGGATTCAGGCGCGCAGGGCGCGCTGCTCGCCCTGGACAACGCCACCGGTGACATCAAGGCCATGGTCGGCGGCCGCGACTTCGATACCTCGCAGTTCAACCGCTCCACCCAGGCGCTGCGCCAGGCGGGCTCCTCCTTCAAGCCCTACGTGTACACCGCGGTCATCGACGGCGGCGCCTCTCCCGAGGACGTCATCCTCGACGCGCCCGTCACCTTCATGACCTCCTCCGGCCCCTACGCCCCCCACAACTACGACAATCGCTTCGAAGGCACCATCACCCTGCGGCGCGCCCTGGCCCAGTCGCGCAATATCCCCGCGCTCAAGCTGGCCGACCGCGTCGGCATCAGGACGGTGATCGAGTACACCCGGCGCTTTGGCATCACCTCTCCGCTGCTGCCCTACCTGCCGGTGGCCCTGGGAGCGGCCGACGTCACCCTCTACGAGCAGACCGCCGCCTTTACCACCTTCCCCAACGACGGGGTGCGCGTGATCCCGCGCTACATCCGCAAGGTCACCGACTACGACGGCCGGGTGCTGGAGGAGAACTATCCCGAGGTGAAGGACGTGGTCTCGAGCCGCACCGCGCGCATCATGACTTCCATGCTGCGCGAGGTGGTGCAGCACGGCACGGCGGCGCGCGCCGGCGCCGAGCTGAAATATCCCCTGGGGGGCAAGACCGGCACCACCAACGACTTCACCGACGCCTGGTTCATCGGCTTCTCACCCTCGCTCACCTGCGGCGTCTGGATCGGCTTTGACGAGAAGAAGACCCTGGGCAAGAGCGAGACCGGCGGGCACACCGCCCTTCCCCTGTGGATCGCCTTCATGAAGAC